In one window of Bradyrhizobium sp. AZCC 1721 DNA:
- the fusA gene encoding elongation factor G gives MPRQHAIEDYRNFGIMAHIDAGKTTTTERILYYTGKSHKIGEVHEGAATMDWMEQEQERGITITSAATTAFWNGKRLNIIDTPGHVDFTIEVERSLRVLDGAVCVLDSNQGVEPQTETVWRQGDKYKVPRIVFANKMDKTGADFFKCLADIVDRLGAKPIAIQLPIGAENNFKGLVDLVKMQGIIWNDESLGAKFDYVDIPADLVDQAKEYREKMVEAAVELDDDAMAAYLDGKEPDEATLKRLIRKAVLTGAFYPVLCGSAFKNKGVQPLLDAVVDYLPSPIDVPAIKGTDDDGNEVVRKADDKEPLALLAFKIMDDPFVGTITFCRIYSGILQSGTGVINSTREKKERIGRMLLMHANNREDIKEAYAGDIVALAGLKEARTGDTLCDPDKPVILEKMEFPEPVIEIAIEPKSKADQEKLGVALAKLAAEDPSFRVSTDQESGQTILKGMGELHLDIKVDILKRTYKVDANIGAPQVAFRERVTKRAEVKYTHKKQTGGTGQFAEVSIIVEPNEPGKGYEFESKIVGGAVPKEYIPGVEKGLNSVMGSGVVAGFPVVDVKVQLVDGKYHDVDSSALAFEIASRAAFREALQKGKSVLLEPIMKVEVVTPEDYTGSVIGDLNSRRGQIQGQDMRGNANVINAMVPLMNMFGYVNNLRSMSQGRATFTMQFDHYAEAPANVSAEVQKKFA, from the coding sequence ATGCCCCGCCAACATGCCATCGAGGACTACCGTAACTTCGGTATCATGGCGCATATCGACGCCGGCAAGACCACGACCACCGAGCGCATCCTCTATTACACCGGCAAGAGCCACAAGATCGGCGAAGTGCACGAAGGTGCCGCGACGATGGACTGGATGGAGCAGGAGCAGGAGCGTGGCATCACGATCACCTCGGCTGCGACCACCGCGTTCTGGAACGGCAAGCGGCTGAACATCATCGACACCCCCGGCCACGTCGACTTCACCATTGAAGTCGAGCGTTCGCTGCGCGTGCTCGACGGCGCGGTATGCGTGCTCGATTCCAACCAGGGCGTCGAACCGCAGACCGAAACCGTGTGGCGCCAGGGCGACAAGTACAAGGTTCCGCGCATCGTCTTCGCCAACAAGATGGACAAGACCGGCGCCGACTTCTTCAAGTGTCTGGCCGATATCGTCGACCGCCTCGGCGCCAAGCCGATCGCGATCCAGCTTCCGATCGGCGCCGAGAACAATTTCAAGGGCCTCGTCGATCTCGTGAAGATGCAGGGCATCATCTGGAACGATGAATCGCTCGGCGCGAAGTTCGACTATGTCGACATCCCGGCCGACCTCGTCGACCAGGCCAAGGAATACCGCGAGAAGATGGTGGAAGCCGCCGTCGAACTCGACGACGACGCCATGGCCGCTTACCTTGACGGCAAGGAGCCGGACGAGGCGACGCTGAAGCGCCTGATCCGCAAGGCGGTGCTGACCGGCGCGTTCTATCCGGTGCTGTGCGGCTCGGCGTTCAAGAACAAGGGCGTGCAGCCGCTGCTCGACGCCGTCGTCGACTACCTGCCGTCGCCGATCGACGTGCCTGCGATCAAGGGTACCGACGATGACGGCAACGAAGTGGTGCGCAAGGCCGACGACAAGGAGCCGCTGGCTCTGCTCGCGTTCAAGATCATGGACGACCCGTTCGTCGGCACCATCACCTTCTGCCGCATCTATTCGGGCATCCTGCAGTCGGGCACCGGGGTCATCAATTCGACCCGCGAGAAGAAAGAGCGTATCGGCCGCATGCTGTTGATGCATGCGAACAACCGCGAAGACATCAAGGAAGCCTATGCCGGCGACATCGTCGCGCTGGCTGGCCTGAAGGAAGCGCGCACCGGTGACACGCTGTGCGATCCCGACAAGCCGGTGATTCTGGAAAAGATGGAATTCCCGGAGCCGGTGATCGAAATCGCGATCGAGCCGAAGTCGAAGGCCGACCAGGAAAAGCTCGGCGTCGCGTTGGCGAAGCTCGCTGCCGAAGATCCGTCGTTCCGCGTGTCGACCGACCAGGAGTCCGGCCAGACCATTTTGAAGGGCATGGGCGAACTCCATCTCGACATCAAGGTCGACATCCTCAAGCGCACCTACAAGGTCGATGCCAACATCGGCGCGCCGCAGGTGGCGTTCCGCGAGCGCGTCACCAAGCGCGCTGAAGTCAAGTACACGCACAAGAAGCAGACCGGCGGTACCGGTCAGTTCGCCGAAGTGTCGATCATCGTGGAGCCGAACGAGCCCGGCAAGGGCTACGAGTTCGAGTCCAAGATCGTCGGCGGCGCTGTGCCGAAGGAATACATCCCCGGCGTCGAAAAGGGCCTCAACAGCGTGATGGGCTCGGGCGTGGTCGCCGGCTTCCCGGTGGTCGACGTCAAGGTTCAACTCGTCGACGGCAAGTACCACGACGTCGACTCGTCGGCGCTGGCCTTCGAAATCGCATCGCGCGCGGCATTCCGCGAAGCGCTGCAGAAGGGCAAGTCTGTTCTGCTCGAGCCGATCATGAAGGTCGAAGTGGTGACCCCGGAAGACTATACCGGTTCGGTCATCGGCGACCTGAATTCCCGGCGCGGCCAGATCCAGGGCCAGGACATGCGGGGCAACGCCAACGTCATCAACGCGATGGTGCCGCTCATGAACATGTTCGGGTACGTGAATAACCTGCGCTCGATGAGCCAGGGGCGTGCGACCTTCACGATGCAATTCGATCACTACGCTGAAGCGCCGGCGAACGTGTCGGCAGAAGTCCAGAAGAAGTTTGCCTGA
- the rpsG gene encoding 30S ribosomal protein S7 — translation MSRRHSAEKREVNPDPKFGNIIITKFMNSIMYDGKKSAAENIVYGALAMIEAKTKQGPLTVFEQALENVMPTIEVRSRRVGGATYQVPVEVRSVRRQALGIRWLITAARERNEKTMTERLSAELLDASNNRGNAVKKREDVHRMAEANRAFSHYRW, via the coding sequence ATGTCTCGTCGCCATTCTGCCGAAAAGCGTGAAGTCAACCCGGATCCGAAGTTCGGGAACATCATCATTACGAAGTTCATGAACTCGATCATGTACGACGGCAAGAAGTCCGCCGCCGAAAACATCGTGTATGGCGCGCTCGCCATGATCGAGGCCAAGACCAAGCAGGGGCCGCTCACGGTGTTCGAGCAGGCGCTGGAAAACGTCATGCCGACCATCGAAGTACGGTCGCGCCGCGTCGGTGGCGCCACCTACCAGGTGCCGGTCGAAGTGCGTTCGGTCCGCCGCCAGGCGCTGGGCATTCGCTGGCTGATCACGGCCGCACGCGAGCGCAACGAAAAGACGATGACGGAGCGGCTCTCGGCCGAGTTGCTCGACGCGTCGAACAACCGGGGAAACGCCGTCAAGAAGCGTGAAGACGTGCACCGGATGGCGGAAGCCAACCGCGCCTTCTCGCATTATCGCTGGTAA
- the rpsL gene encoding 30S ribosomal protein S12, translating into MPTINQLIANPRTVQKSRKKVPALQQSPQKRGVCTRVYTTTPKKPNSALRKVAKVRLTNGFEVIGYIPGEGHNLQEHSVVMIRGGRVKDLPGVRYHILRGVLDTQGVKNRKQRRSKYGAKRPK; encoded by the coding sequence ATGCCGACGATCAACCAACTGATCGCAAATCCGCGTACGGTACAGAAGTCGCGCAAGAAGGTGCCGGCGCTGCAGCAGTCGCCGCAGAAGCGCGGCGTTTGCACGCGCGTCTACACCACGACCCCGAAGAAGCCGAACTCGGCGCTTCGTAAGGTCGCCAAGGTGCGCCTGACCAACGGCTTCGAAGTGATCGGTTACATCCCGGGTGAAGGCCATAACCTTCAGGAGCACTCGGTGGTCATGATCCGCGGCGGCCGCGTCAAGGACTTGCCCGGCGTGCGCTACCACATCCTCCGCGGCGTCCTCGATACCCAGGGCGTCAAGAACCGTAAGCAGCGTCGTTCGAAGTACGGCGCGAAGCGTCCGAAATAA
- a CDS encoding MOSC domain-containing protein, which translates to MKVVGRLESVWRYPVKSMPGESLPEAYVSFAGVLGDRLYAVHHGGAPKAFPFLTARSRKEMLRFRPRFRRPELTLVPGNLTDAETRGPGLTPLFPSSEDLALEIEAPNGKTLSASDPALLGLIGGDQLNASDLTIIRSDRALTDCRPLSLLATQTIDGIGREVGLTLDKRRFRENLYVDLNSGESFAEDEFVGRRLRIGPKLTVHILERDIRCRMISIDPESLEENPEILRYVAKNHDGRAGVYAAVLVAGLVRPGDDIVLQD; encoded by the coding sequence ATGAAGGTTGTTGGGCGACTTGAAAGCGTTTGGCGTTACCCGGTAAAGAGCATGCCGGGAGAATCCCTACCCGAGGCTTATGTCAGCTTTGCCGGCGTGCTCGGCGACCGGCTCTACGCTGTCCATCATGGGGGCGCGCCCAAGGCCTTTCCATTCCTCACCGCACGAAGCAGGAAGGAAATGCTACGATTTCGCCCGAGGTTTCGCCGTCCCGAGCTGACGCTTGTACCGGGCAACCTGACCGATGCAGAAACCCGCGGTCCTGGCCTGACACCGCTGTTTCCATCTAGCGAAGATCTGGCGCTTGAGATCGAAGCGCCGAACGGAAAAACTCTGTCGGCGTCCGATCCGGCGCTGTTGGGTCTGATCGGAGGTGATCAGCTCAACGCTTCCGACCTGACCATCATACGCTCGGACCGCGCCCTAACGGACTGTCGCCCGCTTTCGTTGCTTGCAACCCAGACGATCGACGGAATTGGCCGCGAGGTGGGCTTGACGCTCGACAAGCGTCGCTTTCGCGAAAACCTCTATGTCGATCTCAATTCCGGTGAAAGCTTTGCCGAAGACGAATTCGTCGGCCGGCGACTGCGGATCGGTCCGAAACTGACGGTCCACATTCTGGAACGCGATATCCGTTGTCGCATGATCAGCATTGATCCGGAGTCGCTCGAAGAGAATCCCGAGATTTTGCGGTATGTAGCAAAGAATCACGACGGGAGAGCCGGCGTCTACGCCGCTGTGCTGGTGGCGGGTCTGGTTCGCCCGGGTGACGATATCGTTCTTCAGGATTAG
- a CDS encoding ABC transporter ATP-binding protein, with protein sequence MAPKPPSSDDQNPAPADDPELAKKLAAGAAAPVAGGKAAGIAPDADKDDEEDEIELDDDDDDEDLVVFTAKEAAGALATFYGFVKPYLGNYRKLLVFVTFGVLVETLFNVIMPLSLKFLIDDALGEEDFQALYKILGVLAVAGIITSIIAVWYERWDARLAACVIADVRTRLFEHVQNLPASYFARTKRGEILSRFSIDLAAFEGSVKTFANSAALPFLELVAGIILMLFLNWQLAAVALLVFPITLIGPRILTPKAVQANYEQKLNEAALLGTVQENVAAQAVIKAFSLQRRTLGWFTMRNQDVRIKTASAVFLSTMVERTVTISVLLLHLVVLAIGAYLATKGQITIGTFVTFESAFWEVSYNIAHLMHFIPVSIQSAAAVRHIQELLDEPTRGADRPGAPDLPPITNDITFERVTFAYEGSETPVLDNFSLKLDVGKRIAIVGPSGSGKSTLLNLILRLYTPDEGRVAIDGVDIRRVTRESLRGGMAVVFQDNMLFNMSIRENIRLGKEGATDKEVEEAARKAEIHRYIMSLPQKYDTPVGERGDTLSGGQRQRIAIARAIIRNPSLLLLDEATSALDQTTEAAINRTLMKVAEGRTMIWSTHRLTSVVEMDEIIVISGGKAIERGSHAQLLAANGVYRKLWDDQGHTPYNAAAQADVDNEDDDDDDDE encoded by the coding sequence ATGGCGCCCAAGCCTCCGTCCTCGGATGATCAGAATCCCGCGCCGGCGGACGATCCTGAGCTTGCGAAGAAGCTCGCGGCCGGGGCTGCTGCACCCGTTGCCGGTGGTAAGGCGGCCGGCATCGCCCCCGATGCTGACAAGGACGACGAAGAGGACGAGATCGAGCTCGACGACGATGATGATGACGAGGACCTCGTCGTTTTCACCGCCAAGGAAGCCGCCGGCGCGCTGGCGACCTTCTACGGCTTCGTCAAGCCGTATCTGGGCAATTACAGGAAGCTGCTCGTCTTCGTGACCTTCGGCGTTCTCGTCGAGACACTGTTCAACGTCATCATGCCGTTGAGCCTGAAATTCCTGATCGACGATGCGCTGGGCGAAGAGGATTTTCAGGCGCTCTACAAGATTCTCGGCGTGCTCGCGGTCGCCGGTATCATCACCTCGATCATCGCGGTCTGGTACGAGCGCTGGGATGCGCGGCTGGCAGCGTGCGTCATTGCCGATGTGCGGACGCGGCTGTTCGAGCACGTTCAGAACCTGCCAGCGTCGTATTTTGCCCGCACCAAGCGCGGCGAAATCCTCTCGCGCTTCTCGATCGACCTCGCGGCCTTTGAGGGCTCGGTCAAGACGTTCGCCAACAGCGCCGCTTTGCCGTTCCTGGAACTGGTCGCCGGCATCATCCTGATGCTGTTTTTGAACTGGCAGCTCGCGGCGGTCGCCCTCCTGGTATTCCCGATCACGCTGATCGGGCCGCGAATCCTGACGCCGAAGGCGGTGCAGGCGAATTACGAGCAGAAGCTTAATGAAGCGGCACTGCTCGGCACGGTGCAGGAAAACGTGGCTGCGCAGGCCGTGATCAAGGCGTTCAGCCTGCAGCGGCGCACGCTCGGCTGGTTCACCATGCGCAACCAGGATGTGCGCATCAAGACGGCGTCCGCCGTGTTCCTGTCAACCATGGTGGAGCGCACCGTCACCATTTCGGTGCTGCTGCTGCATCTCGTGGTGCTGGCGATCGGCGCCTATCTCGCCACCAAGGGCCAGATCACCATCGGCACCTTCGTCACCTTCGAGAGCGCGTTCTGGGAGGTGTCCTACAACATCGCCCATTTGATGCATTTCATCCCGGTGTCGATCCAGTCGGCGGCGGCCGTGCGGCACATCCAGGAACTGCTGGATGAGCCGACCCGCGGCGCCGACCGGCCGGGCGCGCCGGATTTGCCGCCGATCACCAACGACATCACCTTCGAGCGCGTCACCTTTGCCTACGAAGGCAGCGAGACGCCGGTGCTCGACAATTTCAGCCTCAAGCTCGATGTCGGCAAGCGCATCGCGATCGTGGGGCCGAGCGGCTCGGGCAAGAGCACGCTGCTCAACCTGATCCTGCGTCTTTACACGCCGGACGAGGGGCGGGTGGCGATCGACGGCGTCGATATCCGCCGCGTGACCCGCGAGTCGCTGCGCGGAGGCATGGCCGTCGTGTTCCAGGACAACATGCTGTTCAACATGTCGATCCGCGAGAACATCCGGCTTGGCAAGGAAGGCGCCACCGACAAGGAGGTCGAGGAAGCCGCGCGCAAGGCCGAGATTCACCGCTACATCATGAGCCTGCCGCAGAAATACGACACGCCGGTCGGCGAGCGCGGCGACACGCTGTCCGGCGGCCAGCGCCAGCGCATCGCGATCGCGCGCGCCATCATCCGCAATCCCTCGCTGCTGCTGCTCGATGAAGCGACCTCGGCACTCGACCAAACCACGGAAGCCGCGATCAACCGCACGCTGATGAAGGTGGCGGAAGGACGCACCATGATCTGGTCGACCCACCGGCTGACGTCGGTGGTCGAGATGGACGAGATCATCGTGATTTCAGGCGGCAAGGCAATTGAGCGCGGCTCGCATGCGCAGTTGCTCGCGGCCAACGGCGTCTATCGCAAGCTCTGGGACGACCAGGGCCACACGCCGTATAACGCCGCCGCTCAGGCCGACGTCGACAACGAAGACGACGATGATGATGACGATGAGTAG
- a CDS encoding FAD-dependent oxidoreductase: MLDLAIVGGGPGGLMSAWYLKKKLGDLCRVTIYEASDRVGGKIVSRKFDSAPAMYEAGVAEIYDYSMTGPDPLRELIQHFGLQTIPMDAEQVHLDGVLLNDVPGMRRKYGEKTAAAIEAFRKRCADLVSPIEYYEGVGAHDNEHPWAYMTCEEVLDKEVDDPTAKRFFKVMARSDIATEAHNTNGLNALKNFVMDIDGYIGLYSIQNGNEQLIECLRSEVDADIQLNHRVLRVGKTAAGRYQLNMMNGKGPETRDFDLVLMCLPHSWLATMGWDGEELRKSMVKHVAYFDRPAHYLRVSILFDEPFWGEKIPGAWFMSEAFGGCCVYNEGARHDVGRHGVLNWLIAGSDALAFANLSDQELIDAAIKSLPASFGNARDHFLEGKIHRWLSSVNALPGGLPVRDVMTNHRPEPKQHPGIVVVGDYLFDSTLNGLLDSSDAATDIILTEMMRLRRARAQQGEVSPDKIDRSYFENYRGLGPYSEVWSQFTDPAYLTELIKIVWSRTKGYKLLVAGSASGELVGALRERGIDAWGIENNRAIHAKTPTALKKFNKLGSIVDMPFKDDEFDFVFETSLCHVAEKQVPRAVRELNRVVKTGLVFGSVTSDMAPALIDRYDLLRGVKKLGTWWEWSELFFGNGFDLSMHRRDCTDAVWAATLAANKGPGRWYADADSLRYSFFDKVESDD; the protein is encoded by the coding sequence ATGTTGGATCTTGCAATCGTTGGGGGCGGCCCAGGCGGCTTGATGAGCGCCTGGTATTTGAAGAAAAAGCTTGGCGATCTCTGCCGCGTCACGATTTACGAGGCGTCCGACCGGGTCGGCGGCAAGATCGTCTCGCGCAAATTCGATTCCGCGCCGGCCATGTATGAAGCAGGCGTCGCCGAAATCTACGATTATTCGATGACCGGCCCAGATCCCTTACGGGAGCTGATCCAGCATTTCGGATTGCAGACGATTCCGATGGACGCCGAGCAGGTGCACCTCGACGGCGTGCTGCTCAACGACGTGCCGGGCATGCGCCGCAAGTATGGCGAGAAGACCGCGGCTGCGATCGAGGCGTTCCGCAAGCGCTGCGCCGACCTGGTGTCGCCGATCGAATATTACGAGGGTGTCGGCGCCCACGATAACGAGCATCCCTGGGCCTACATGACCTGCGAGGAAGTGCTCGACAAGGAAGTCGACGATCCCACGGCCAAACGCTTCTTCAAGGTGATGGCGCGCTCGGATATCGCAACCGAGGCCCACAACACCAACGGCCTGAATGCGCTGAAGAATTTCGTGATGGACATCGACGGCTATATCGGCCTGTACTCGATCCAGAACGGCAATGAGCAGTTGATCGAATGCCTGCGCTCGGAAGTCGACGCTGACATCCAGCTCAATCACCGCGTGCTGAGGGTCGGAAAAACCGCTGCCGGCCGCTATCAGCTCAACATGATGAACGGGAAGGGCCCCGAGACACGGGATTTCGATCTGGTCTTGATGTGTCTGCCGCATTCCTGGCTCGCCACCATGGGCTGGGACGGCGAGGAATTGCGCAAGTCGATGGTTAAGCACGTCGCCTATTTCGACCGTCCGGCGCATTACTTGCGGGTCTCGATCCTGTTCGACGAACCGTTCTGGGGCGAGAAGATCCCGGGCGCCTGGTTCATGTCGGAAGCGTTCGGCGGCTGCTGCGTCTACAACGAGGGCGCCCGCCACGACGTCGGCAGGCACGGCGTGCTCAACTGGCTGATCGCGGGCTCGGACGCACTGGCATTTGCCAATCTCAGCGATCAGGAACTGATCGATGCCGCCATCAAGTCGCTGCCGGCTTCGTTCGGCAACGCCCGCGATCATTTCCTGGAAGGCAAGATTCACCGCTGGCTGTCGTCGGTGAATGCGCTGCCCGGCGGCCTGCCGGTGCGCGACGTCATGACCAACCATCGCCCCGAGCCGAAGCAGCATCCGGGAATCGTGGTGGTCGGCGATTATCTTTTCGATTCGACGCTGAACGGGCTGCTCGATTCCTCCGACGCCGCCACCGACATCATTTTGACCGAGATGATGCGGTTGCGCCGCGCGCGTGCGCAACAGGGCGAGGTATCGCCCGACAAGATCGATCGCAGCTATTTCGAGAATTACCGCGGGCTGGGCCCCTACAGCGAAGTCTGGAGCCAGTTTACCGATCCGGCCTATCTGACGGAACTCATCAAGATCGTCTGGAGCAGGACCAAGGGTTACAAGCTCCTGGTCGCCGGCTCCGCCAGCGGGGAGTTGGTGGGCGCGCTGCGCGAGCGCGGCATCGATGCCTGGGGTATCGAGAACAACCGGGCGATTCACGCCAAGACGCCGACGGCGCTGAAGAAGTTCAACAAGCTCGGCTCGATCGTCGACATGCCGTTCAAGGACGACGAGTTCGATTTCGTGTTCGAGACCAGTCTGTGTCATGTCGCCGAAAAGCAGGTCCCGCGGGCGGTGCGCGAACTGAACCGCGTCGTGAAGACCGGCCTGGTGTTCGGGTCGGTGACGTCGGACATGGCCCCTGCACTGATCGACCGTTACGATCTGTTGCGCGGCGTGAAGAAGCTCGGCACCTGGTGGGAATGGTCTGAATTATTCTTCGGCAACGGATTCGACCTCTCGATGCACCGGCGCGACTGCACCGATGCGGTATGGGCAGCGACGCTGGCTGCCAACAAGGGGCCGGGGCGGTGGTATGCCGACGCCGACAGCCTGCGCTATTCGTTTTTTGACAAGGTCGAATCGGACGATTGA
- a CDS encoding helix-turn-helix transcriptional regulator has translation MSGSAHSEPLIDRIYEAGLIPSLWPAVLGELSAAIGGNGGFLFGVRDGYTSAVNSVEYDQLMPVFMGEGWSERDPNLPRAIALNHAGFVTDYDLLSEEEIATNDVYCNFYRKHGLGYRAGTIIPMPSGDSIAIVMPRHQDHGPVPREVVALLDGLRPHLARASLAANRIGFERARAQADALQVLGLPGAVLRGRGQMFAANGLFEALVPSLFQDRIERVTMTDVAADALLAEALGPRSLADGRTVKSIPIAATADRVPMVLHVIPVRGDARDIFTQATALLVVTPVDRAVVPTAEVLQGLFDLTPAEARVARGIGQAVTIDALADATGVNRETVRSQLKAVLSKTGLSRQQELVSLLAGKAFRGS, from the coding sequence ATGAGCGGCTCGGCTCATTCTGAACCCCTGATCGACCGCATTTACGAGGCGGGGCTCATTCCGTCGCTTTGGCCGGCTGTGCTCGGCGAACTCAGCGCAGCGATCGGCGGCAACGGCGGCTTTCTGTTCGGCGTGCGCGATGGCTACACGAGCGCGGTCAATTCTGTCGAATATGACCAGCTCATGCCGGTGTTCATGGGAGAGGGATGGAGCGAACGCGATCCAAATCTGCCGCGCGCCATTGCCCTCAATCATGCAGGCTTCGTCACTGACTATGATCTCCTCTCGGAGGAGGAGATTGCGACCAACGACGTCTATTGCAACTTTTACCGCAAGCACGGCCTTGGCTACCGCGCCGGGACGATCATTCCGATGCCGAGCGGCGATTCAATTGCGATCGTGATGCCGCGGCATCAGGATCATGGCCCGGTGCCGCGCGAAGTCGTCGCCTTGCTGGATGGATTGCGTCCCCATCTGGCCCGGGCTTCGCTTGCGGCAAACCGCATCGGCTTCGAGCGCGCCCGTGCGCAGGCTGACGCGTTGCAGGTGCTTGGCCTGCCAGGCGCGGTGTTGCGCGGGCGCGGCCAGATGTTCGCCGCAAACGGTCTGTTCGAAGCGCTGGTCCCTTCGCTGTTTCAGGATCGTATCGAGCGCGTCACGATGACGGATGTCGCGGCGGACGCGCTGCTTGCGGAAGCGCTCGGTCCGCGGTCTCTTGCTGATGGTCGTACCGTCAAATCGATACCGATCGCTGCGACGGCAGACCGCGTGCCGATGGTGCTACATGTGATCCCCGTGCGCGGCGATGCGCGCGATATCTTCACCCAGGCCACCGCGCTATTGGTGGTGACGCCGGTCGATCGCGCCGTGGTGCCGACGGCGGAAGTCCTGCAAGGCTTGTTCGACCTGACGCCGGCGGAGGCGCGCGTGGCGCGGGGCATTGGCCAGGCTGTCACCATCGATGCGCTTGCGGATGCGACGGGCGTCAATCGGGAGACGGTGCGCAGCCAGCTCAAGGCCGTGCTATCGAAGACCGGTCTGTCACGCCAGCAGGAACTTGTCAGCCTGCTCGCCGGCAAGGCGTTTCGTGGGAGTTAG